The Branchiostoma lanceolatum isolate klBraLanc5 chromosome 1, klBraLanc5.hap2, whole genome shotgun sequence genomic sequence CAATGACTATACGTACATTTTTCAGCCCGATGGAAAATCTTGATCAACAGTTGCAACAAAGTGTACAATATGTTACAATAAGTAGAAAATAGATTCAACAAAAATGATAATACATTTCCATGTCATAGGACAAAATGCTACTTTAAAAACATTGCTTTGCTACTGGAATTAGAGTTATCTCAGCTACTGCTTTGGTATCGGGGTATCTAGCGCTGACGTCATTTTATGTTGCTTTGAAGCTGGATCTTTTTTTAAACGATGGGGAATGATATTGACTTGATCATATATAGATACAACATCTACAATGACTATCTATTCAACATGCATACCAGGATTACGACGAGGTCAGTGCAAAACTGGTGCTGGCTAAGGTGTCGAAGTGGGACCACAGCTCTAACTTCACCTGCGTTGCCGACCAAGGGTACCCAGGTGTTGTCGGACCAAAGTTCTCGTCTCGGACGTTAAAGATTCACTGTAAGTAATTCAAATACACGGTTTTCACGTAAATTCATCTATTCTATCCATCGATCGCTGGAAAAATGTATCAAATTGCCACGTCGCCTATTGTCCTCTCTCCGAAGCCGTCTCCCTTAGCACACTATTGTTTGACATATTGATTTGTTCTGTATGTATTCCTATGTTTAATCATTATTTCATGTTATgacctttatttattatctgtacccctatgggctctcttggaaatcagccTTTTTGGCTGAAGAGACTACCCATACGtttaaagatgaataaataaataagtaaataaacttttcactctattttgccaatttctactatttttccagcgatccgcagAGCCTGTAGCTTGTAGAGACTATTATTTCATAGCAAAACAGCTTCTATTTTGTTCTCACATCTCtaaaactttaaaaatggtGTTCCAGATGTAAAGGTCATGGAAGTATCGGCTACCTTTTAAATTCTACTTGTACCATATTGTCATTTCAGACTCGCCATCGGTGAAGATCTTGCAACCCTCTATTCACGCGAGAGAGGGCGAGACTGTAAACCTGACATGCGCAGTAGACAGCAACCCAGCAGCAGTGGTAACCTGGAAGAAGTTAGGAGAGGCCATGTCCGGGTTTGGCGGGAACGGGTAAGAGTCATCttatgaaaaaataaacaacGAAACAGtacattatgatttgatgtactTCTGTATTAGAATTTACTTTCATCTTAGCTTTTGTTGGGCAGGGGGTGGATGGATATTGAATTCTATGTCTTATTGTCTCCTAAAATGTAACACAAAACTGAAACGATTGAACctcattttaagaaaaaaatatgaaaaggcaaaataaaatcaaactaGAAACGTGCTGTACAACAAAGTATTTCGTCAAAAAATTAAGCCATGCAAACATGCTCTGTCAAGAGCACCCTTGAGCTTAGAGATAAAAAAATCAACGACAAATGCTTGTGAATAAACGATCCCTTTAGAAACCAATCAAAGTGTATATTGTAGTTCGGCTGCAATGTACGCTGAACCTTTTGTGTTTATGATACCAGAGGGCACATCCTCCGTATCCCCAAGCTGAACAGACGAGACAGCGGGGTCTACCAGTGCACAGCGGACAACGGGATCTACCCCATCGGGATGGGAACTGCCACGGTGGACGTGCTGTGTGAGTAAACATAAGCAGGAAGTcgtgttccttttttttcattgaaaaaagctAGATTCCTTTCTGTTGTTTCATGTTGATGCAGATCTTTTTCGTATTTCAAAAGTATGCGTAATGTTTTAATATTACAGTCACACAATTATGCAATAATGCATTCTTATGTTTAAATGACAGTTGGATTTATAATTGTCAGTAAAGTTTTGTGTTTATACTGTATATAAGACTAAAACTTCCTCTCCTCTTTTAACAATCTACTTTTCGTTGCTTAAAGATTTCCGGAAATATATCTAGATGCGTACACTTGATAACGACTAACTAGAATAAGTTGAATGCCATTTCAACTAGATGTGTAGTGTATATATTCTAGAATGGTGATAAGCTTTGTGTGCTGGTGACGGTTAACGTTAGATGCATACTTCTTCTGGTCAGGTTATTCAACCGAATGTTTCCCACCACTtttgaacattgttttttttccttccttttaGATCCTCCTACCATAGATCCTGCTATAGAAGCTGAGGTCACCGTTCTGTACGGAACAGACGACTTCGTGTTGAAATGTTTGGCAACCGGAAACCCTAAACCTCGCATCCGGTGGCGGCGGAAGGATACAAGCCTGTACTGGGAAAACCCGCTCCGGTTCCACAGGGTGCGCTACGATGTGGAGGGAAAGTATGAATGCGTGGCGACGAGCAAAGGATTTCCGGAGACTACAAAAACGTCATTCATCAATGTTGTCGGTACGGTTATCTTAGAGCAACTTATATTAGCAAACCTCTATCAATAAAAATTAATGGTTAATTTTTTTAACAACAGCAAGAAACCACCATGCACGGTGTCGTCTGGACGTCATATTTGATGACACCTAAATGTTTTCAGCGTGATATCATAACGACAGTATCAATAATGGTTAACAGTTACGTCTATTTGGCTGTCTTAAAAAAGAAGACAATTGTATCTAGATACTACGCTGTTATAAAAAGTAGAAGACCTAgacatgtttgtgttgttgttgatagTTTCTTCCAATGTTGCAACTTTGATTTTTAATTTGTCCTTCAGGTCGACCATCGATACAAGGTCGAGCTGTCAAGATGGCCGTTCGCAAGGGCAGCACCGCACGGCTCGTCTGTGACGTCATAGCCGACCCCGTCCCCGGGAAAATCGATTGGCTGTGGAGAAACAAAAATGGCGTCGAAAATGTCATTAACGTGTTGGACGAGAGTGTAATGTTGGATGAGAAGATAACTCCCCAGGGCAAGATGGGATTCCTCGCCGTGAAAAACGTGGATGAGGACAGAGAAGGGACATACGAATGCAGGGCGTCTAACATGTTCGGGCTTGCGCAGAAAGAGATTCAGTTGCAGGTCTCCGGTACCCAGCATGCTCTTGGCGCCATTGTAGCTACCACAGTCACTGTTGTCCTCCTGGCTGTTATGATTGTCATCGGGGTGGTGCTAGCAAGGAGCAAGGGACTGATTTGCCTTCAAAAGAAACCAGGTACGTGTTTAAAATAAACTTAGTAAAGATTAAGAATTCTTTATAAAGCAGTCTGcttaaaaaattattttcaagaCCACATTTTTACAACATTACCAACTCCTCGTTGCAAACATCAACATTACAACAATCCTTCCAGTTATCGACGTCTTAATTATTTTATTGATCGTGTATATAACCTACTGAATGTACTTTCTCCTGTAGTCAGACCTTAACTATGGCTATCAGCTAGTTGGGTAACTTTGGCTGTTCATTTAACCACGTATTcaagccaaaccaatagatagatagataaatagatgtaGTTGTATCTTAAACGTTGAACGGAGATATCTGGCGATGCCAACATGGGGATTGATTAGTTCTTCTTCTGCACTTGGCCCTGTCATTCATCAGTGAGCGGATGTTACTGAGCTCAGCATCGCTTTTCAAGTCGTACAGTGTTCAGGATATCAATTTCCATGATGGATAGTAGACTCATAATCCTCATATTATATAACAATTTGGAATTGCTTATGatgatggtttattggtcaCAATCAAGCACTGTACGGTACAGAATAACAGGTCTCAATAGTAGCACAGAATTGTTCTGCCGGTTACATCATAGATTGCGCCCTATTGTTTCATCTCATGACAGAGATACCCCGGGTGCGAGCCTCTCGGTCGTCTGCCGCGCATGCGAAGTACGGCAGAAAGCTGGGTCACGGCACGAACGACTCTGGCATCGAGGATCTGGAGCTACATGAGGTGGACGGGACCCTGAagccacgcccccctcccaggGCCGATAAGGACTGGGCATCTGTAGGACTGTCATATTCAGGTACAATTCatctaaaaatgtgttatatcaGAGCTAAGGTTGTTAACTTTATATATTATGTGATTTTGACATACAACCattcattttgaaacatttacgAGACTGAGCATCCGCAAGCCTTTCATATTTAGGTACAGattacatttttaaaaaaagcgtTTTATCCGAACAATGGTTGCACGCTTCGCTTTATATGTTATATACTTATTTCATAAAACCTTGCATTTCGAAACATTTTCGAGTTTATACTTCCGTAGGACTGTCATATTCAGGtagaatactagtatattaAAAACTGTGTTATATCCGAACTAAGGTTGCACGGTTTGCTTTATATGTTATATACTTATTTTGTAAAACCttgcattttgaaacatttctacGAGACTGTGCCTTCGAAAGCTTGTGCTGtcagcattttaaaaccgtgcaaaagcATACCATGCGATGAAGCACtaagtttcgcgagcctacaaaaaccccggcgacgattttcacaCCTTAACGAAgtgatatttttgcatcatggacgtcgctatacactGTGATAGTGTTATTTGGAATacaactaatcatgtatagaaatgactgaatagaTTGACTTTTCAAacccgattttcgggccctaatattgcttgggtcgcctttaaccctatccagactgggcttttttggtatatctgggacggggggggggggctgattcgcccccccccccctcataatttccgaacggtatgatgtatcatcaccaaatttgcagggagtgatattcacgtcaagttttataattcctgtaattttggtgacgttatgacgtaatatgacgtaattatgacgtcatcgatgtgattttattggctaaatagggaattcccataatatctaaaggaattaaacaaaacggtttgtattattcattttaaggtatgcaaaggcatacaacgtcaatggtaagtacgttgacgtcaaaatgacgtcaaagaatgacgtcatgtgttgttagcgatcccttgggatccgccatcttggatcggccatttggaaatttttaaaaatcctttttttccacttatgaccccaaaagacACTGAAGATAGACTAagaacgttaatctaaatgtttctggtaaagaaaatgtcaggtattgacgattttaagggcgaaaaagcctgctgatacctgaaatagtgatatagtcggccatcttggattttggctgattacgtcatcgaattagcataaattatgaatatttaataaGGAAAGTTACATATAAtgacatgttatgttatacatgtaggaaaactagtgtagttgtgcaagaaaacccgagaaatatcattgttttcaaaaaattaatgatttttgcataaaatgccagtcaaaaacccgttgccatggca encodes the following:
- the LOC136425261 gene encoding irregular chiasm C-roughest protein-like, whose protein sequence is MEASAAFWCLVLLASGSLVFCTKQRSISAPMVVLRGNSAILKCSFPDLSPDDAVTWVATPRNVISVGKKVSTKYRRHRVVGDYKRGEYNLVINNLQLEDGGEYRCSTLEGATKEVKLVVVAPLSAPPKISGGEIPAKTGESLHLTCRSVGGNPLPQLKWYNGTKLYSDVTVVYNRDYDEVSAKLVLAKVSKWDHSSNFTCVADQGYPGVVGPKFSSRTLKIHYSPSVKILQPSIHAREGETVNLTCAVDSNPAAVVTWKKLGEAMSGFGGNGGHILRIPKLNRRDSGVYQCTADNGIYPIGMGTATVDVLYPPTIDPAIEAEVTVLYGTDDFVLKCLATGNPKPRIRWRRKDTSLYWENPLRFHRVRYDVEGKYECVATSKGFPETTKTSFINVVGRPSIQGRAVKMAVRKGSTARLVCDVIADPVPGKIDWLWRNKNGVENVINVLDESVMLDEKITPQGKMGFLAVKNVDEDREGTYECRASNMFGLAQKEIQLQVSGTQHALGAIVATTVTVVLLAVMIVIGVVLARSKGLICLQKKPEIPRVRASRSSAAHAKYGRKLGHGTNDSGIEDLELHEVDGTLKPRPPPRADKDWASVGLSYSGLVHSATLPPYATVERQRPEGGDTERQEAEADIEWQLTVEPPEPPPKENVRHLVKHATTAGNRNSAAAGDQSGGCEIV